The Dokdonella koreensis DS-123 genome has a segment encoding these proteins:
- a CDS encoding Mur ligase family protein, whose amino-acid sequence MSEVFDDSRRLTGINLYFPATGAALETVGIAVDASLVLRWQANLAAARQALGWPAEAVVARLHAAGASLAMAAPPDQLYAATEVNEWALEAALGERLPPAARRYAPGHAAAWDPDQALPTLRAAAAAEACPRLAALLRQAAARSLPALLDDDALTLGEGTGGRTWPRPALPAVDEVDWDALAAIPVALVTGSNGKTTTTRLVAAMTAAHGWITGASSTDGVVVAGETIESGDYSGPGGARAVLRDRRVQAAVLETARGGLLRRGLAVAGVQAAIVTNISADHFGEYGIHDLDDLADTKLVVAGALAVGGVLVLNAEDPLLRARAPAGTRRLAWFALDADHPLLAAQRARHLPACGVRAGRLLLSLAGVDHDLGAVDAMPLSVQGHARYNVANITGAALLAALLGVPPATIAAVLARFGGTNTDNAGRLMRWSFGPTQAWLDYAHNPAGLEGLIAVAQAARGPDGRLALVLGQAGNREDADIRALASTAARFAPDLVVLKDIESYLRGRASGQIAAILRDELLQDGLADGAIHTCLDEVEAARVVLRWARPGDALVLPIHDAAARTAVIALLDRLAAEGWRPGRPLPGEAAA is encoded by the coding sequence ATGAGCGAGGTGTTCGACGATTCGCGTCGGCTGACCGGCATCAACCTGTACTTCCCGGCCACCGGCGCGGCGCTGGAGACGGTCGGCATCGCCGTCGATGCCTCGCTGGTCCTGCGCTGGCAGGCCAACCTGGCGGCGGCGCGACAGGCGCTCGGCTGGCCGGCGGAGGCGGTGGTGGCGCGGCTGCACGCCGCCGGCGCGTCGCTGGCGATGGCGGCGCCGCCCGACCAGCTCTACGCGGCGACCGAGGTCAACGAATGGGCGCTGGAGGCCGCACTCGGCGAGCGCCTGCCGCCGGCAGCGCGCCGGTACGCCCCCGGCCATGCCGCCGCCTGGGACCCGGACCAGGCGCTGCCGACGCTGCGCGCGGCCGCCGCCGCCGAAGCCTGCCCGCGCCTGGCCGCGCTGCTGCGGCAAGCCGCCGCGCGCAGCCTGCCGGCCCTGCTCGACGACGACGCGCTGACGCTGGGCGAAGGCACCGGCGGCCGCACCTGGCCGCGACCGGCCCTGCCGGCCGTCGACGAGGTGGACTGGGACGCGCTGGCGGCGATACCGGTCGCGCTGGTGACCGGCTCCAACGGCAAGACCACGACCACGCGCCTGGTCGCCGCCATGACGGCCGCGCACGGCTGGATCACCGGGGCGAGCTCCACCGACGGCGTCGTCGTCGCCGGCGAGACGATCGAGAGCGGCGACTACTCCGGCCCCGGCGGCGCGCGCGCGGTGCTGCGCGACCGGCGCGTGCAGGCCGCCGTCCTGGAAACGGCCCGCGGCGGCCTGCTGCGGCGCGGCCTGGCGGTCGCCGGCGTGCAGGCGGCGATCGTCACCAACATCAGTGCCGATCATTTCGGCGAATACGGCATCCACGACCTGGACGACCTGGCCGACACCAAGCTGGTCGTCGCCGGGGCGCTGGCGGTCGGCGGCGTGCTCGTGCTCAACGCCGAGGACCCACTGCTGCGCGCGCGCGCGCCGGCCGGCACGCGCCGGCTGGCCTGGTTCGCGCTCGACGCCGACCATCCGCTGCTCGCCGCACAGCGCGCACGGCACCTGCCGGCCTGCGGCGTGCGGGCGGGCCGGCTGCTGCTGAGCCTGGCCGGCGTCGACCACGACCTCGGCGCGGTCGACGCGATGCCGCTGTCGGTGCAGGGCCATGCTCGCTACAACGTCGCCAACATCACCGGCGCGGCCCTGCTGGCGGCCCTGCTCGGCGTGCCGCCGGCGACGATCGCCGCCGTGCTGGCCCGGTTCGGCGGCACCAACACCGACAATGCCGGGCGGCTGATGCGCTGGTCGTTCGGCCCGACCCAGGCCTGGCTCGACTACGCGCACAACCCGGCCGGGCTGGAAGGCCTGATCGCGGTCGCGCAGGCCGCGCGCGGCCCGGACGGGCGCCTCGCCCTGGTCCTGGGCCAGGCCGGCAACCGCGAGGACGCCGACATCCGCGCGCTCGCCTCCACCGCCGCGCGCTTCGCGCCGGACCTGGTCGTGCTCAAGGACATCGAGAGCTACCTGCGCGGCCGCGCCAGCGGCCAGATCGCCGCGATCCTCCGCGACGAGCTGCTGCAGGACGGCCTGGCCGACGGTGCGATCCATACCTGCCTGGACGAGGTCGAGGCGGCGCGCGTCGTGCTGCGCTGGGCCCGGCCGGGCGACGCCCTGGTGCTGCCGATCCACGACGCCGCGGCGCGCACGGCGGTGATCGCCCTGCTCGACCGTCTCGCCGCCGAGGGCTGGCGGCCGGGCCGGCCGCTGCCGGGCGAAGCGGCGGCCTGA
- the cphA gene encoding cyanophycin synthetase: MRILDRSVYVGPSLYAHFPVIRLELDLGPLESWPTGRLGADFVDGLVAALPTLAEHGCSYREPGGFLRRMREGEGTWLGHVLEHVAIELQNVAGEQVTFGKTRSVGDDRPGVYTVVYEYAQREEGIAAGELAMRLIASLLPVELRPAGSVPEGWTFDEARDEFIRYAQRRALGPSTASIVRAAEERSIPWLRMNDQSLIQLGHGRYQQRIQATVTGRTPHIAVELASDKEETNKILASLGLPVPRQELVQTESAALRAARKLGGTVVTKPYNGNHGRGITINIGTEEEIAAGFNAAREHSRSVIVETYVPGDDHRLLVVNGELVAATRRTPGHVVGDGRSTVAELIEIVNQDPRRGVGHEKVLTKLSLDAQAALMLERLGYDAGSVPRDGEVVYLRSTANLSTGGTATDVTDIIHPDNRAMAERAVRAIGLDVGGVDFISPNIAESYKSVGGAICEVNAAPGFRMHVSPSEGTPRDVAGPVVDLLFPPGTPSRVPIAAVTGTNGKTTTARMLAHIAKMAGYTPGLTTTDGVYIDGQRTVEGDMTGPVSARMVLADPQIDLAVLETARGGLLRAGMGVPEVDVAAVLNVQSDHLGLKGIDTLEQLAEVKRIVVEVARDCAVLNADDPNVLKMSGYTDAKVICYVTMNPSHALVREHVRAGGRACALEAGVNGHMITLYDKGSHIPLMWTHLIPATLEGRALHNVQNAMVAAAMAFSLGIKLDAIRQGLRTFDTTFFQAPGRMNVYNEHPFKVLMDYGHNAHAVGVMADLAQRLDVSGRRVVVLAGPGDRRDDDLRAIAEAVAGRFDHYIVRRDDALRGRDGDEVPRIIAAALRNAGVPAEAITQIPDEQQAVDHALRGGRPGDLLLVFADALTRTWKQITKFRPEGAPPPAERSEPALLAAVPEDVALVDMDGLVRDERGIRFARESDD, translated from the coding sequence ATGCGCATTCTCGATCGTTCCGTGTACGTCGGTCCTTCGCTGTACGCCCACTTCCCGGTGATCCGGCTGGAACTGGACCTGGGGCCGCTCGAGAGCTGGCCGACCGGACGACTCGGGGCGGACTTCGTCGACGGACTGGTCGCCGCGCTGCCGACGCTGGCCGAACACGGCTGCTCGTACCGCGAGCCGGGCGGCTTCCTGCGCCGCATGCGCGAGGGCGAAGGCACCTGGCTCGGCCACGTGCTCGAACACGTGGCGATCGAGCTGCAGAACGTGGCCGGCGAGCAGGTCACGTTCGGCAAGACGCGCAGCGTCGGCGACGACCGTCCGGGCGTCTACACGGTCGTCTACGAGTACGCGCAGCGCGAGGAAGGCATCGCCGCCGGCGAGCTGGCGATGCGGCTGATCGCCTCGCTGCTGCCGGTCGAACTGCGCCCCGCCGGCAGCGTGCCGGAAGGCTGGACCTTCGACGAGGCACGCGACGAGTTCATCCGCTACGCGCAGCGCCGGGCGCTCGGCCCCTCGACGGCCTCGATCGTGCGCGCCGCGGAAGAGCGCTCGATTCCCTGGCTGCGCATGAACGACCAGTCGCTGATCCAGCTCGGCCACGGCCGCTACCAGCAGCGCATCCAGGCCACCGTCACCGGCCGCACGCCGCACATCGCGGTGGAACTGGCCAGCGACAAGGAGGAGACCAACAAGATCCTCGCCTCGCTGGGCCTGCCGGTGCCGCGCCAGGAGCTGGTGCAGACCGAGAGCGCCGCCCTGCGTGCGGCGCGCAAGCTCGGCGGCACCGTGGTGACCAAGCCCTACAACGGCAACCACGGCCGCGGCATCACGATCAACATCGGCACCGAGGAGGAGATCGCCGCCGGCTTCAACGCGGCGCGCGAGCACTCGCGCTCGGTGATCGTGGAAACCTACGTGCCGGGCGACGACCACCGCCTGCTGGTCGTCAACGGCGAGCTGGTCGCGGCGACGCGGCGCACGCCGGGCCACGTCGTCGGCGACGGCCGGAGCACGGTGGCCGAGCTGATCGAGATCGTCAACCAGGATCCGCGCCGCGGCGTCGGCCACGAGAAGGTGCTGACCAAGCTCAGCCTCGACGCGCAGGCCGCCCTGATGCTCGAGCGCCTCGGCTACGACGCCGGCAGCGTGCCCAGGGACGGCGAGGTCGTCTACCTGCGCTCGACCGCCAACCTCTCCACCGGCGGCACCGCCACCGACGTGACCGACATCATCCATCCGGACAACCGGGCGATGGCCGAGCGCGCGGTACGGGCGATCGGCCTGGACGTCGGCGGCGTGGATTTCATCTCGCCGAACATCGCCGAGAGCTACAAGTCGGTCGGCGGCGCGATCTGCGAGGTCAACGCCGCACCCGGCTTCCGCATGCACGTCAGCCCCAGCGAGGGCACGCCGCGCGACGTCGCCGGCCCGGTGGTCGACCTGCTGTTCCCGCCCGGTACGCCCTCGCGCGTGCCGATCGCGGCGGTCACCGGCACCAACGGCAAGACGACGACGGCGCGCATGCTGGCGCACATCGCCAAGATGGCCGGCTACACGCCCGGCCTGACCACGACCGACGGCGTCTACATCGACGGCCAGCGCACGGTCGAGGGCGACATGACCGGACCGGTCTCCGCGCGCATGGTGCTGGCCGATCCACAGATCGACCTGGCCGTGCTGGAGACCGCCCGCGGCGGCCTGCTGCGCGCCGGCATGGGCGTGCCCGAGGTCGACGTCGCCGCGGTGCTCAACGTGCAATCGGATCATCTGGGCCTCAAGGGCATCGACACGCTCGAGCAGCTGGCCGAGGTCAAGCGCATCGTCGTGGAGGTGGCACGCGACTGCGCGGTGCTGAACGCCGACGACCCGAACGTCCTGAAGATGTCCGGCTACACCGACGCCAAGGTCATCTGCTACGTCACGATGAATCCCTCGCACGCCCTGGTGCGCGAGCACGTGCGGGCCGGCGGCCGCGCCTGCGCGCTGGAGGCCGGCGTCAACGGCCACATGATCACGCTCTACGACAAGGGCAGCCACATCCCGCTGATGTGGACGCACCTGATCCCGGCGACGCTGGAGGGCCGCGCGCTGCACAACGTGCAGAACGCGATGGTCGCCGCCGCGATGGCGTTCTCGCTCGGCATCAAGCTGGACGCGATCCGGCAGGGCCTGCGCACGTTCGACACGACGTTCTTCCAGGCACCGGGCCGCATGAACGTCTACAACGAGCATCCCTTCAAGGTGCTGATGGACTACGGCCACAACGCACATGCGGTCGGCGTCATGGCCGACCTGGCCCAGCGCCTGGACGTCAGCGGCCGCCGCGTCGTCGTGCTGGCCGGTCCCGGCGACCGCCGCGACGACGACCTGCGCGCGATCGCCGAGGCGGTCGCGGGCCGCTTCGACCACTACATCGTCCGGCGCGACGACGCGCTGCGCGGCCGCGACGGCGACGAGGTGCCGCGAATCATCGCCGCGGCGCTGCGCAACGCCGGGGTGCCGGCCGAGGCGATCACCCAGATCCCCGACGAGCAGCAGGCGGTGGACCACGCCCTGCGCGGCGGCCGTCCCGGCGACCTGCTGCTGGTGTTCGCCGACGCGCTGACCCGCACCTGGAAGCAGATCACCAAGTTCCGCCCGGAAGGCGCTCCGCCGCCGGCCGAGCGCAGCGAACCCGCCCTGCTCGCCGCGGTGCCCGAGGACGTGGCGCTGGTCGACATGGACGGCCTGGTGCGCGACGAGCGCGGCATCCGCTTCGCGCGCGAGAGCGACGACTGA
- a CDS encoding cyanophycinase, with protein sequence MSPSKVEAGEQRGWIVPIGGAEEKESAPRILKRFVNVSGGRDADIVVIPTASRQSDTGARYEKIFRELGAERVDALDFAHRDDGKREDRLRRIEQATGIFFTGGNQLRISTILGGTAAAKLIRSRNAHGITVGGTSAGASILSEHMIAFGDEGSSPKAGSVRLAPGLGLTNRFVIDQHFRQRDRLGRLVTALAFNPFAVGIGLDEDTAAFIAPDNTLEVEGTGAVTVVDADGVEFSSMAQVEEGQPVCLLGLTVHILTAGATFNLHTRKASAGTLADG encoded by the coding sequence ATGAGTCCAAGCAAGGTGGAAGCGGGCGAGCAACGGGGCTGGATCGTGCCGATCGGCGGCGCCGAGGAGAAGGAAAGCGCGCCGCGCATCCTCAAGCGCTTCGTCAACGTCAGCGGCGGCCGCGACGCCGACATCGTCGTCATCCCGACCGCCAGCCGCCAGTCCGATACCGGCGCGCGCTACGAGAAGATCTTCCGTGAACTCGGCGCCGAGCGCGTCGACGCGCTGGATTTCGCCCATCGCGACGACGGCAAGCGCGAGGACCGGCTGCGGCGCATCGAGCAGGCGACCGGCATCTTCTTCACCGGCGGCAACCAGCTGCGCATCTCGACGATCCTCGGCGGCACCGCCGCCGCCAAGCTGATCCGCAGCCGCAACGCGCACGGCATCACCGTCGGCGGCACCAGTGCCGGCGCCAGCATCCTGAGTGAGCACATGATCGCCTTCGGCGACGAGGGTTCCTCGCCGAAGGCCGGCTCGGTGCGGCTGGCACCGGGCCTGGGACTGACCAACCGCTTCGTCATCGACCAGCATTTCCGCCAGCGCGACCGCCTCGGCCGCCTGGTCACTGCGCTGGCCTTCAACCCGTTCGCGGTCGGCATCGGCCTGGACGAGGACACCGCGGCGTTCATCGCGCCCGACAACACGCTCGAGGTCGAGGGTACCGGCGCGGTCACCGTGGTCGACGCCGACGGCGTGGAGTTCTCGTCGATGGCGCAGGTCGAGGAAGGGCAGCCGGTCTGCCTGCTCGGGTTGACCGTGCACATCCTCACCGCCGGCGCCACCTTCAACCTGCACACGCGCAAGGCCTCGGCCGGCACGCTGGCCGACGGCTGA
- a CDS encoding TonB-dependent receptor domain-containing protein: MQRKMLVAAITATLALPFLASQAWAQDQGQESAEKTEQLEAVTVTGSLIRRSQVETASPVITITNEEITKKGFGSVSDVLRALPQANGVVQGAQTSASFTQGAETLSLFGLDPGFTLYLIDGRPMADYPLLYNGSGNFVDISSIPMAMVERIDILPGNQSAIYGSDAIAGVVNIVLKQKMDGYALNLRVGGYSEGGGDSQRLQFTGGNSWERFNLIYSLELRNQEPIYRFQRSWMDSTLDNPNGRGQPSFNYLVRDLLGEVADDFVDPGAWCDRVSSAYGGTVRRFEDNLGRGYACGSPLTNGYSSIMNDRRSANGYVKGVFDINDNTQAYGSLMYNVNTVEYFAGSSYSWWGSGAGAGPFYDPTVGSIISLQHVFDSSQTGIFGLNNSFDRNKTYVGQLGVRGTIGDSNWDYDIYYHRSDNVVRSKQLRPLGALVDRFFLGDPVAGATDPFFGAYPVYNVNWDRFYSVITPDQYRSFSDYISGESHTYTQKVNATVTNLSLFELPAGPVGFAALVEAGNQLWDDSPDPRLIAGEVWGASGTQGYGKRDRYAIAAEMNAPLTSMLTATASARYDQYKASGRSDEKFTYKLGLEFRPADSLLLRGTYATAFRAPDMAGLYQGESGFFAPGMTDYYRCREEFGDNVDMNACRYNNEQVSGIQSGNLDLKNVNAKSATIGVVWAPTANLAFKADVYEIKIDDQVQSRSLDEMLQLEADCRRGATVGGSPVDINSPNCVAVLGLIDRNLNPTGPNESGINSIRTYPINVSKEKVRGITANAQYRLQTDSAGDFVFGFDYNTLLKHEYVTYPGDPTINELTFLDFPRDPKWMASASVSWNYGGFSTTLYGQRRGKTLAFNEVNTIGPWTTYNASVSYTVDDVTLSLISNNVTNKRPPRDRSNTTYPYYDSFNYDAYGRSIFAEINYRFGGTGN, encoded by the coding sequence ATGCAACGCAAAATGCTGGTCGCAGCCATAACCGCCACGCTGGCCCTGCCGTTCCTGGCCTCGCAGGCCTGGGCGCAGGATCAGGGGCAGGAGAGCGCCGAGAAGACCGAACAGCTCGAAGCCGTCACGGTCACCGGATCGCTGATCCGCCGCTCGCAGGTCGAAACGGCCTCGCCGGTGATCACGATCACCAACGAGGAGATCACCAAGAAGGGCTTCGGCAGCGTGTCCGACGTGCTGCGTGCGCTGCCCCAGGCCAACGGCGTCGTGCAGGGCGCGCAGACCTCGGCCAGCTTCACGCAGGGCGCCGAGACGCTGAGCCTGTTCGGTCTGGATCCGGGCTTCACGCTGTACCTGATCGACGGCCGCCCGATGGCCGACTACCCGCTGCTCTACAACGGCTCGGGCAACTTCGTCGACATCTCCTCGATCCCGATGGCGATGGTCGAGCGCATCGACATCCTGCCGGGCAACCAGTCGGCCATCTACGGCTCCGACGCCATCGCCGGCGTCGTCAACATCGTCCTCAAGCAGAAGATGGACGGCTACGCGCTGAACCTGCGCGTCGGTGGCTACTCCGAGGGCGGCGGCGACAGCCAGCGCCTGCAGTTCACCGGCGGCAACAGCTGGGAGCGCTTCAACCTGATCTACAGCCTGGAGCTGCGCAACCAGGAGCCGATCTACCGCTTCCAGCGCAGTTGGATGGACTCCACGCTGGACAACCCCAACGGCCGCGGCCAGCCGTCGTTCAACTACCTGGTCCGCGACCTGCTCGGCGAGGTCGCCGACGACTTCGTCGATCCGGGCGCGTGGTGCGACCGCGTGTCGAGCGCCTACGGCGGCACGGTGCGCCGCTTCGAGGACAACCTGGGCCGCGGCTACGCCTGCGGTTCGCCGCTGACCAACGGCTATTCGTCGATCATGAACGATCGCCGTTCGGCCAACGGCTACGTCAAGGGTGTCTTCGACATCAACGACAACACCCAGGCCTACGGCAGCCTGATGTACAACGTCAACACGGTCGAGTACTTCGCCGGCTCCAGCTACAGCTGGTGGGGCAGCGGCGCCGGCGCCGGCCCGTTCTACGATCCGACCGTCGGCTCGATCATCTCGCTGCAGCACGTGTTCGACTCGTCGCAGACCGGCATCTTCGGTCTCAACAACAGCTTCGACCGCAACAAGACCTACGTCGGCCAGCTCGGCGTGCGCGGCACGATCGGCGACTCGAACTGGGACTACGACATCTACTACCACCGGTCGGACAACGTCGTGCGCTCCAAGCAGCTGCGTCCGCTCGGCGCGCTGGTGGACCGCTTCTTCCTCGGCGACCCGGTGGCCGGCGCGACCGATCCGTTCTTCGGCGCGTACCCGGTCTACAACGTCAACTGGGACCGCTTCTACTCGGTCATCACGCCGGACCAGTACCGCTCGTTCAGCGACTACATCAGCGGCGAGTCGCACACCTACACGCAGAAGGTCAACGCGACCGTCACCAACCTCAGCCTGTTCGAGCTGCCGGCCGGTCCGGTCGGCTTCGCCGCCCTGGTCGAGGCCGGCAACCAGCTGTGGGACGACTCCCCGGATCCGCGCCTGATCGCCGGCGAAGTCTGGGGCGCCTCGGGTACCCAGGGCTACGGCAAGCGTGACCGCTATGCGATCGCAGCCGAGATGAACGCGCCGCTGACCAGCATGCTGACCGCCACGGCGTCGGCCCGCTACGACCAGTACAAGGCGTCCGGCCGCAGCGACGAGAAGTTCACCTACAAGCTGGGCCTGGAGTTCCGCCCGGCCGATTCGCTGCTGCTGCGCGGCACCTACGCCACCGCGTTCCGTGCACCGGACATGGCCGGCCTGTACCAGGGCGAGAGCGGCTTCTTCGCGCCCGGCATGACCGACTACTACCGCTGCCGCGAGGAGTTCGGTGACAACGTCGACATGAACGCCTGCCGCTACAACAACGAGCAGGTCTCGGGCATCCAGTCGGGCAACCTGGACCTGAAGAACGTCAACGCCAAGTCGGCGACGATCGGCGTGGTCTGGGCGCCCACCGCGAACCTCGCGTTCAAGGCGGACGTCTACGAGATCAAGATCGACGACCAGGTGCAGTCGCGCTCGCTCGACGAGATGCTGCAGCTGGAAGCCGATTGCCGTCGTGGCGCGACGGTCGGCGGCTCGCCGGTCGACATCAACTCGCCCAACTGCGTGGCGGTGCTCGGCCTGATCGACCGTAACCTCAACCCGACCGGTCCCAACGAGAGCGGCATCAACTCGATCCGGACCTACCCGATCAACGTGTCCAAGGAGAAGGTGCGCGGCATCACCGCCAACGCCCAGTACCGCCTGCAGACCGACTCGGCCGGCGACTTCGTGTTCGGCTTCGACTACAACACGCTGCTCAAGCACGAGTACGTCACCTACCCGGGCGATCCGACGATCAACGAGCTGACCTTCCTGGACTTCCCGCGTGATCCGAAGTGGATGGCCAGCGCCAGCGTGTCCTGGAACTACGGCGGCTTCAGCACCACGCTGTACGGCCAGCGCCGCGGCAAGACGCTGGCGTTCAACGAGGTCAACACGATCGGTCCGTGGACCACGTACAACGCCAGCGTCAGCTACACGGTGGACGACGTGACCTTGTCGCTGATCTCCAACAACGTCACCAACAAGCGTCCGCCGAGGGATCGGTCGAACACGACCTACCCGTACTACGATTCGTTCAACTACGACGCGTACGGCCGGTCGATCTTCGCCGAGATCAACTACCGCTTCGGCGGCACCGGCAACTGA
- a CDS encoding dicarboxylate/amino acid:cation symporter has translation MSLHLRLLLGFLIGLATGLVVHVGAGADSGWLQVLTTYVTQPVGQIFLRLLFMLVIPLIFSALVLGVAEMGDIRSLGRIGGRTLVYTVVVSTIAVVIGLVLVNLFRPGDGIDPQVAQSLISDAAERAGTIVASSQQAGGIGMIVQIVPDNVIRAAAANDIIAVMFFALIFGIGLVATDTPGTARVKEFFQGVFDISMTLIHGVIRLAPYAVACLVFNLAAQFGWDLLVKLAGYVGVALLAMAIHFFVVYSIAVRWFGGMSPLAFFRGSQEAIVMAFTSSSSNATLPTALKVAEEELKLPPRVSRFVLTIGATANQNGTALFEGVTVLFLAQFFGVELSLLQQLTVMFVCILGGIGTAGIPSGSLPVIAMICGMVGVPPEGIGLILGVDRLLDMSRTVLNVTGDLAAAVVVSRGSGEAPSDTA, from the coding sequence ATGTCGCTGCATCTACGCCTGCTGCTGGGCTTTCTCATCGGTCTGGCAACCGGCCTGGTCGTGCACGTGGGCGCCGGCGCCGACAGCGGCTGGCTGCAGGTCCTGACGACCTACGTCACCCAGCCGGTCGGCCAGATCTTCCTGCGCCTGCTGTTCATGCTGGTGATTCCGCTGATCTTCTCGGCACTGGTGCTCGGCGTCGCGGAAATGGGCGACATCCGGTCGCTCGGCCGGATCGGCGGCCGGACGCTGGTCTACACCGTGGTGGTGTCGACGATCGCGGTGGTCATCGGCCTGGTGCTGGTCAACCTGTTCCGGCCGGGCGACGGCATCGACCCGCAGGTGGCCCAGTCGCTGATCAGCGATGCCGCCGAGCGTGCCGGCACCATCGTCGCCAGCAGCCAGCAGGCCGGCGGCATCGGCATGATCGTGCAGATCGTCCCGGACAACGTGATCCGCGCCGCCGCCGCCAACGACATCATCGCGGTGATGTTCTTCGCGCTGATCTTCGGTATCGGCCTGGTGGCGACCGACACGCCGGGGACGGCGCGCGTGAAGGAGTTCTTCCAGGGCGTGTTCGACATTTCGATGACGCTGATCCACGGCGTGATCCGGCTGGCGCCGTACGCGGTCGCCTGCCTGGTCTTCAACCTGGCCGCGCAGTTCGGCTGGGATCTCCTGGTCAAGCTGGCCGGCTATGTCGGCGTCGCGCTGCTGGCGATGGCGATCCACTTCTTCGTGGTCTATTCGATCGCGGTGCGCTGGTTCGGCGGCATGTCGCCGCTCGCGTTCTTCCGCGGGTCGCAGGAGGCGATCGTCATGGCCTTCACCTCATCCTCCAGCAATGCGACGCTGCCGACCGCGCTCAAGGTCGCCGAGGAGGAGCTGAAGCTGCCGCCGAGGGTGTCGCGTTTCGTGCTGACCATCGGCGCCACCGCCAACCAGAACGGCACCGCGCTGTTCGAGGGCGTCACCGTGCTGTTCCTGGCGCAGTTCTTCGGCGTCGAGCTCAGCCTGCTGCAGCAGCTGACGGTGATGTTCGTCTGCATCCTCGGCGGAATCGGGACCGCCGGCATACCCTCCGGCTCGCTGCCGGTGATCGCGATGATCTGCGGCATGGTCGGCGTGCCGCCGGAGGGCATCGGCCTGATCCTCGGTGTCGATCGCCTGCTCGACATGAGCCGCACGGTGTTGAACGTCACCGGCGACCTGGCGGCCGCCGTGGTCGTCTCGCGCGGGTCCGGAGAGGCCCCCTCGGACACCGCCTGA